The Halorientalis sp. IM1011 genome window below encodes:
- a CDS encoding zinc ribbon domain-containing protein, translating into MSKITFRADDELIEQLEEFDASKSEVMREALRTYLDGEASGPSQNAASATGATPTEDSLDDLVAERVDAIIADRLETAFTPRQPQDINVNIALDGDSTESDDVSVDRRKTPVEEDADTGDSPADERTTCQQCGENLGADHVYCPNCGEKAARRVFCECGDELRSDWAFCPGCGRRTPAADVLDKP; encoded by the coding sequence ATGAGCAAGATAACGTTCCGCGCGGACGACGAACTCATCGAGCAACTCGAGGAGTTCGACGCGTCGAAAAGCGAAGTCATGCGGGAGGCCCTCCGGACGTACCTCGACGGGGAGGCCAGCGGGCCCTCCCAGAACGCGGCGTCGGCCACTGGAGCCACGCCGACCGAGGACAGCCTCGACGACCTCGTGGCGGAACGTGTCGACGCGATCATCGCCGACCGACTGGAGACGGCGTTTACGCCGCGCCAACCACAGGATATCAACGTAAACATCGCTCTCGACGGCGATTCCACCGAGTCCGACGACGTGAGCGTCGACCGACGTAAGACGCCAGTCGAGGAGGACGCGGACACAGGGGACTCGCCCGCGGACGAGCGTACTACGTGCCAGCAATGCGGCGAGAATCTGGGCGCAGATCACGTTTACTGTCCGAACTGCGGAGAGAAGGCGGCCCGTCGAGTGTTCTGTGAGTGTGGCGACGAGCTCCGGTCGGACTGGGCGTTCTGTCCCGGCTGTGGCCGTCGGACCCCGGCCGCCGACGTGTTGGACAAGCCCTAA